One stretch of Meleagris gallopavo isolate NT-WF06-2002-E0010 breed Aviagen turkey brand Nicholas breeding stock chromosome 14, Turkey_5.1, whole genome shotgun sequence DNA includes these proteins:
- the RBM5 gene encoding RNA-binding protein 5, with the protein MSCHQPICAQCQGGGGTNPPVERVLPQAAGVLFLYFSNRAERERPTRGRTTTSSVPRGGRPPLRMRNSWKLPGGARGACWVEDGQSARRHFVARERGLRACVRRRVVAVSAVPEACGSWAAPWARQAREQDGAGPRGAAGARAGGGSGALTCVGFQRERERRNSDKSEDGYHSDGDYGEHDYRNDINDEKESKTIMLRGLPITVTENDIRELIESFEGPQPADVRLMKRKTGVSRGFAFVEFYHFQDATSWMEANQKKLVIQGKQIAMHYSNPRPKFEDWLCNKCCLYNFRRRLKCFRCGADKFDSEQEVPPGTAEAVQSVDYYCDTIILRNIAPHTVVESIMTALSPYASLAVNNIRLIKDKQTQQNRGFAFVQLSSAMDASQLLQILQSLQPPLKIDGKTIGVDFAKSARKDLLLPDGNRVSAFSVASTAIAAAQWSSTQPQTGEGSTLDYSYLQSGQDGYTQYTQYSQDYQQYYQNQGGVLDSDAATISGAPVTTTTAAVVSQSPQLYNQQTNSPDSPTQAAPATTSTQAQTAAPTGVVPGTKYAVPDTSTYQYDESSGYYYDPVTGLYYDPNSQYYYNALTQQYLYWDGEKETYMPAAEGITYQQTATTTTTKEVKEKKEKPKSKTAQQIAKDMERWAKSLNKQKENFKNSFQPLSTREEERKESAAADAGFALFEKKGALSERQQILPEVMKNGEDENPLKRGLVAAYSGDSDNDEDLLERMENEEEKLTDWKKMACLLCRRQFPNKDALIRHQQLSDLHKQNMDIYRRSKLSEQELEALELREREMKYRDRAAERREKYGIPEPPEPKRKKVYDAGTVNYEQPTKDGLDNSNIGNKMLQAMGWREGSGLGRKCQGITAPIEAQVRMRGAGLGAKGSSYGVSTADSYKDAVRKAMFARFTEME; encoded by the exons ATGAGCTGCCATCAGCCCATCTGCGCACAGTGCCAGGGCGGCGGGGGCACAAACCCACCCGTGGAACGGGTGCTGCCACAAGCTGCAGGGGtgctttttttatatttcagcaaCCGCGCGGAACGGGAGCGGCCCACGCGGGGCCGAACTACAACTTCCAGCGTGCCCCGCGGAGGGCGGCCACCGCTGCGCATGCGCAACAGCTGGAAGCTTCCAGGCGGCGCGCGCGGTGCCTGCTGGGTAGAAGACGGCCAGTCAGCTCGGCGCCATTTTGTGGCGAGGGAGCGGGGGCTGCGGGCGTGTGTTCGGCGCCGCGTAGTGGCGGTCAGCGCCGTGCCGGAGGCTTGCGGATCGTGGGCAGCGCCATGGGCTCGGCAAGCG CGTGAGCAGGACGGAGC GGGCCCGCGGGGTGCGGCTGGAGCCCGGGCTGGGGGTGGCAGCGGGGCGCTGACGTGTGTTGGCTTCCAGAGGGAGCGGGAGCGCAGGAACAGCGATAAATCCGAGGATGGGTACCACTCCGATGGCGACTACGGAGAGCACGACTACAGGAACGACATCAACGACGAGAAGGAAAGCAAGACCATCATGTTGCGTGGCCTGCCCATCACGGTTACCGAGAACGAT ATCCGGGAGCTTATTGAGTCCTTTGAAGGTCCTCAGCCTGCAGACGTGAGGCTGATGAAGAGAAAGACAG GTGTAAGCCGTGGTTTCGCCTTCGTGGAGTTTTATCACTTTCAAGATGCTACCAGCTGGATGGAAGCCAATCAG AAAAAGCTGGTGATTCAGGGGAAGCAGATCGCGATGCACTACAGCAACCCCCGGCCTAAATTTGAGGACTGGCTTTGCAACAAG TGCTGTCTTTACAACTTCAGAAGGAGACTGAAATGCTTCCGCTGTGGAGCGGACAAATTTG ATTCAGAACAGGAGGTACCACCTGGAACAGCAGAAGCCGTTCAGTCTGTGGATTATTACTGTGATA ccATCATTCTCCGAAACATTGCTCCTCACACAGTAGTGGAATCCATCATGACTGCCTTGTCTCCGTATGCCTCTCTGGCAGTCAATAATATTCGTCTTATCAAAGACAAGCAGACTCAGCAAAATAGAGGCTTTGCATTTGTGCAGCTGTCTTCTGCCATG GATGCTTCTCAACTGCTGCAGATTTTACAAAGTCTTCAGCCACCATTAAAAATTGATGGCAAAACAATTGGTGTTGACTTTGCAAAGAGTGCCAGAAA AGATTTGCTTCTGCCAGATGGGAACAGGGTCAGCGCCTTCTCTGTGGCAAGTACAGCCATTGCTGCAGCACAGTGGTCATCCACTCAG CCTCAAACCGGAGAAGGCAGCACCCTTGACTACAGCTACCTCCAGTCAGGACAGGATGGCTACACGCAGTACACTCAG taCTCCCAGGATTATCAGCAGTACTACCAAAACCAAGGAGGTGTGTTGGACTCAGATGCAGCTACCATATCAG GAGCCCCAGTCACCACCACCACGGCTGCGGTTGTGTCCCAGAGCCCTCAGCTCTATAACCAACAGACAAACTCGCCTGACTCCCCG aCACAAGCAGCACCAGCTACCACCAGCACTCAGGCACAAACAGCTGCCCCAACTGGTGTAGTGCCTGGAACCAAGTATG ctgtCCCTGATACATCCACCTACCAGTATGATGAATCTTCAGGATATTATTATGATCCTGTAACAGGGCTCTACTACGATCCTAACTCACAG TATTACTACAATGCCTTAACTCAGCAGTATCTGTACTGGGATGGTGAAAAAGAGACCTAcatgcctgcagcagagggtATCACATACCAACAAACGGCGACCACAACCACCACAAAAGAagtgaaggagaagaaagagaagcctAAGAGTAAAACAGCTCAACAG ATCGCTAAAGACATGGAGCGCTGGGCGAAGAGTTTGAACAAGCAGAAAGAGAATTTCAAGAACAGTTTCCAGCCACTGAGCACGAGGGAGGAGGAACGGAAAGAGTCGGCAGCTGCAGATGCAGGCTTTGCCCTTTTTGAGAAGAAG GGCGCTCTGTCTGAGAGGCAGCAGATCTTACCGGAGGTGATGAAAAATGGGGAAGATGAAAATCCCTTGAAG CGTGGCCTCGTGGCTGCCTACAGCGGTGACAGCGATAACGACGAGGACTTACTAGAAAGAATGGAGAATGAGGAGGAGAAGCTGACTGACTGGAAGAAGATGGCCTGCCTGCTGTGTAGAAGGCAATTCCCAAACAAAGATGCGCTGATTCGGCACCAGCAGCTATCGGACTTGCACAAG CAAAACATGGATATCTATAGGAGATCAAAGCTTTCAGAACAGGAACTTGAAGCCTTGGAACTGCGTGAGAGAGAG ATGAAATACAGAGACAGAGCAGCTGAGAGGCGAGAGAAGTACGGCATCCCAGAGCCCCCGGAGCCAAAGCGCAAGAAGGTCTATGATGCTGGCACAGT taaTTATGAGCAGCCCACCAAAGATGGCCTCGACAACAGTAATATAGGCAACAAGATGCTGCAGGCTATGGGCTGGAGGGAAGGTTCGGGATTGGGAAGAAAATGCCAGGGCATCACTGCACCCATTGAG GCCCAAGTGCGAATGCGAGGTGCTGGTTTGGGAGCCAAGGGCAGCTCCTACGGTGTTTCTACTGCAGATTCCTACAAAGATGCAGTGCGGAAAGCCATGTTTGCTCGCTTCACAGAGATGGAGTAA